ATGTTATTATATGTaatataattaattacacaataaAGTATTGATTTAAGTAGTTCTCTGTTTATTGTAAGTAAACTTTGTTTTATTGAATAAATGTAGATTTTACACACCTTGATATGCTTTATTCAAAAAGTTATTCATAGTATTATGCTGTAAAATATCAACTCGTTTATACTTATACACATGCAGCTTAAATTCAGCATTTAAAATTGGGGAGAGGAGGAGGGGGAGGTGGTATAAATTTTCCACTGGTATTAGGAGGGGGAGGGGGTGGTGGCACCACAGGGAAATTTTGGAAAGGTGCAGGGGACGGTGTGGGTCCTGACAAGCCACTATATGTTGAGCTAGAAAAAGGTGGTGGAGGAGGAGGTGGAATAGCCATGTTGCCCTGAGTGGGAGGAGGAGGTGGAGGAGGTGGAATAGCCATGTTGCCCTGAGTGGGAGGAGGAGGTGGAGGAGGTGGAATAGCCATGTTGCCCTGAGTGGGAGGAGGAGGTGGAGGAGGTGGAATAGCCATGTTGCCCTGAGTGGGAGGAGGAGGTGGAGGAGGTGGAATAGCCATGTTGCCCTGAGTGGGAGGAGGTGGAGGAGGAGGTGGAATAGCCATGTTGCCCTGATTGGGAGGAGGTGGTGTGATAGCCACGTTGCCCTGACTGGGAGGAGGAGGTGGAGAGAAAAGAGTAGGTGGGGGTGGAGGTGGAGTGTCTCCCATTTCTTCATCTGGGGGAGGTGGAGGAGGCAGCATCGATAAATCTGGATAGGCATAGGGAGGAAGAGACGGGGAGCTGTCAGAAATGACCGAAGGAGATGGCGAAGAAGGAGAAAGGTCAGGAGGTGCTGTGATGTTCAATAGCATCCCGTCTGGCACTGTTGGAGGAGGAACTGCAATACCCAAAAAAGACCTGAAACAGCAATATACACATCAATTTTGAGACATCACATCAATACTGGTTCATCACATCAATACTGGATCATCACATCAATACTGAACAATCACATCAATAGTGGATCATCACATACTAGACCATCACATCAATACCGTGAAAATCACATCAATTCTAGACAATTTCATCAAAACTGGACCATCACATATATACTAAACCATCCCATCAATACTGTGATCATCACATCAATACTGCGatcattaaaacaatattgCAATTATCACACCGACACTGTGACCGCCATATCAATATTATGATGATCATATCCAATCTGTGATCATCACATCAATACCGGACATCACATCAATACTTGACCATTACATCAATACTGTGATCATCATATCAACACTGTGATTATCATGTCAATATTGCAGTAATCATATAGGTACTGCAGCTGCCACAGCGGTGTTGTCATTATCATATCGATACCATGATCACCATATCAATATTGTGATTATCATATAAATACTGTGATCATTACATTAATATTGGACATCACATCAGTACTTGTCCATTACATCATTATTGTGaacataatattattatataatcatCTCATCAATACTGGACCATCACATAAATACTGTGATCATCACATCAATACTATGATCATCACATCAAAACTTGACCACTACATCTGTACTGGATCTCTTGTCACATTCctaattttcaatattttagtattttttgtAGTAGGTTGGATATTATTGCATTATACAGGTTCTGGTCCagtaattccattcaaaaagtaaaacttgtatattatattctttCAATATACACAGACTGAtgtatttcaaatgtttatttcttttaatttggatgattataactgactaactaaggaaaatcccaaattcagtatctcaaaAAAATTAGAATATTGTGAAATGGTTCAATTTTGAAGACACATGGTGCCAGACTCTAATCAGCTCccaaaacacctgcaaaggcctttaaatggtctctcagtctagttctaggctagtggttctcaaactttttcagcgtacGGCCCCCTTATGTACGAtgcataaacaaaacatattatattatacaaagtagtgctgttgaaAAGAGGCGAAGGGAAagaaaagatgtggtagaaaaaaagtgtacaagcaatagTGATAACCACACCCTGGAGAGGATTAGGAGACTCAAAAGAGTGGACTGCAGCTGAAGTCAGTGCTTCAAGAACCACTACGCACAGACGTATGCAAGACCTGGGTTTCAGCTGTCGCATTCCTTGTATCAAGCCACTCTTGAACAACAGACAGCGTCAGAAGTTTCTTGCTTCTGGACTGCTGCTGAGTAGTCCAAAGTTGTGTTAtctgatgaaagtaaatttagcattttctttggaaatcagggtcctagagtctggaggaagagaggagaggcaCACAATGCACGTtgcttgaggtccagtgtaaagtttccacagtcagtgatggtttgggttgccatgtcatctgctggtgttggtccactgtgttttctgaGGTCCAAGGTCAATGCAGCCTTATACCAGGACCTTTTAGAGCACTTTATGCTGCTGACCAACTTTTTGGAGTTGCAGATTTCATTTTTCAACAGGACTTGTCACCTGCACACAGTGCCAAAGCTACCAGTACCTGGTTTAAGGACTATGGTATCCCTGTTCTTAATTGGCCAGCAAACTCGCCTGACCTTAACCCCATACAAAATCTATGGGGTATTGTGAAGAGGAAGATGTGATATGCCAGacccaacaatgcagaagagctGAAGGCCACTATCAGAGCAACCTGAGACTCTCATAACACCTGAGCAGTGCCACAGACTGATTCACTCCATGACACGCCGCAATGCTGCAGTAATTCAGGCAAAAGGAACCCAAACTAAGTATTGAGTGCTGTTCATGCTCATATTTTTCATGTTCATACCTTTCAGTAAACCCAGATTTctaaaaatcctttctttgtattggtcttaagtaatattcacattttctgagatactgaatttgggattttccttagttgtcagttatatcatcaaaattaaagaaataaacagttgaaatatatttgtgtttaatgaatgcatataatatacaagttttactttttgaatggaattgggggaaataaataaaccttttgatgatattctaattatatgaccagcacctgtatgTATTGTGAAAATATTATGGTATTGTAAACTTGAAACAAACGTCACACTCACACTAAGCATCCACTTAAATTAATGGTTGTGGTGTAGAAGTAATCATTTGTAATGaggttttaaataatataaaatagaaACCATGTCCAGTACATACCAGCTGAAGGTGCTGGTCTCTTGTGTGCTGATCTGTTGAAAATTCTCTATGTTGTCTGTTTCTGTTGGATCTTCCTTAGATTTCAAAGAATGGAATAATGAACAGAAATTACTTTTTTTCATCACCAGTAGGGGTTAAAAAGCACAGTGTTTTGATAAATACTCCTTATCACTTAAATATCATTACAAAATCAAAAAGGTCTTTTTTTCTCTGTACTGTACTGTTGTTAAATCAAGACAACAGTGGCAGTGCTCAGTTTGACATTAATCGACACTAGTAAAATACCTCAATAAAACGTGTGGGGATATTTTTGCTTACACTTTTATTACTTTCCCAGTGGCCGTGGCCCACTTTGTCTAATGGAGCGTATGATATGGGGGCGCGTCTGTACACTCGAAATGGTTCGAGTCCACCTGCTGGAGGAACTATCTTCTGAGTTCGAGGAATCTTTGACTGCTTGGTCAGCACTCCAATCTCTCTGCGTGCTGTATTCTCTTTGTAAATGTCAACTGTCTGAAAGTAAACATTAAAGTTAATCTatgacattaactaacataaCTGTGAGGATTTATGACCATTACTAAAGAGCATCAACTGTGTCATGTATTTCTGGCATTGTTTAATGTAATTCTATTATAAAAGATTCTGGTGCTTTGCTAACATCCGACAAACTCACCAGACTCAACATGTTGACAGAGGACTCCATCTGTTTCAGCTGAACAGTCTGAGCATCTAAAAGCTTCAGTAGAGATGTGGCCAGATTGTTGATCTGATATGTGACACTGGCCAGGGCCTGAGTGGTAAGAGCTTTAGACTCTTCAGTGACACTTCTGCTGTTCTCCACCTTCATGTGAAAAAAGACACACAACCTGAATGCATAACATTATTAATTCAACTCTTAAGAAGTGTTGTAAGACAAAAGTGCTTTACATGCAAATAGACACACACTGAGGTCATTTCATATTTTATCTGCAAAAACAATGTTGGCATCATAAAACCTCTTCACAAAACCTCAGTCataaaaaagctcaaaagaataaatgaataagacaATGAAAGATTCATGCAGACCTCCAAAACACAGAGCTAGATTCCTACAGTAGATAAACATGTTAAGAAGAGTTTTCATGGAGACATTCCACAGTCttgtttagacatgtttaccatCAGAAGAAAAGATTAAGCCTGAAGGAAAAGATTTTACTAATCCACGAAAAGAAGAATGAGAACCTTAAAATGAATTTTGCAAATGTTTTGCAAGCATTATTAATCCCATAACCTGTTATATAAAAATACTTATGTGATGAATGCAATATACAGTatcatgtatgtatatattacGGTATGATACAATAAAAGTGTTCCTGTAGTTCAGCTagtaaagcattgtgttagtTTTGCGAAGGTCATAGGTTCGACACTCAGGGAGCACACATTTTGATAATATGTTCAGCGTGCAATGCgctgtaagttgctttgtatAAAAACATCTACGAAATGCAACAATGTAATGGCACATTTTTACTTTGTATATAAATGCAGAATATTGCTGTAATTAGGTAAACAGATCTAATGGTAAgtgaaaagtaaaaaataaaaatctcacATTGAAGTATTTGTTCTGACAGTAATCCGCCACCCTGTGCAGATTGCTGTGGTTGTCCAGAAGATTTTTCCTCGCAGTCGGAGCGTCATGAAGAATTCGGTCTATGGACTCTCTGCAACTGTTGTCTCGCATCCTGCACTTTTCCACAGATCTATATAAAAGAGGCTTTGATTATAGAGTTTTTCCACTCGCTATGTGAAACAAACCTGTGCTGGACTTTTGAGGTACTGAAGTGAAATTGACAGGCACATACATGTTGAGAGAGTGGGTGTGTAACGCATACCTGTGCAGTATAGCAATCACTGTCTTCAGGGCAGATGCAttcatttgtatttttcttttattgatgAAAACTGCAGACAGCACAAAAAAACACAGGTTTACTAAGACAGGTTTTACATCATGTTATCTTTAATAATACTAAGagtctgttgaatgcttgaatctgattggctgatgaacattctgaggtgtgcaattattttctgGGAAACGCAGAGCGAAAGTAGTTCCAGGCAGCTCTCTTGACCGCATTACACTTCCATATCACTTCGCATAGTTAAGTGTAATAACggactaacaaaaacaacaataacAGCACTGCTTACAGATGCACAGAGGTAGCCTTGTTCACACAATCTCTCTCACTCGCCTTCTCTTGCTCGCTATCTTtcgttctttctctctctgtgtctctgtcGCTCTCGCTTTTTttctaataatataataatatttttctaataattcaacggcccgttgTCTGTTTTATGTCTGTTTAATGTAGTCAGGCCAAAGCTTACAAATGCCCTTTCTGCCGTTCACTTCAACTAAACACCGCTCCAATAAAATAAGCAAGCTGTATCAGAGATGACAGATAAAGACAAACAAACACTCAATGTTTTTATTCagaaagtgaataaaaacaAGCCTGAATAAACAACAACAGGTGGCTATCATCACACGAAAGCAGGAACTGATCTGGAAGACCATAGAGAAGGCAGAGTCAGGGCCAttcctacactgaaaaaaatgaatcattgaatttaatcaattttttcaaggtaagtggttgcaatcaatttatttaagctacatttaaacaaaaaagattagtaaagtaaagtaaaatataaaacttttgtttaaatgtagcttaaattaattcaaaataaaagcaacgAGTGCCTGCACCTCCAGCAGTGAAGACCaccacacaaaaacagcacatttttgctcccaCACTAAAAAGGgcattttggaaatgttattatatataatctgtgaggtattttgaggcacacctgagacttacaTCTTTTTAAAATGGACATAATAGGTGATAAGATCTAGTAACTCATATTCAATCCCAATGTGTCAACTAGATGAGAGCGAAATATTTTaccaaatacattttaatttaaactctAGTTTGTTTTTTCATCAAATTTCTGCAATTCTCCAGCTGTGTTCTTTGGAGATTTTTTGGCCACTCTAACTGTTCTCCTCTCTTAAATGGTAGGCAATTTCGGAGAGGCTAGCCATAGCAGGCAACCTTTGAAAGCAAAAGATCCCACCCGCCCTTCAGAGAACTCTTCCAACCATGCCTTCTCTAAAAACACAAACTATTAGCTATTTATTGATCCTGTTGCTCTCATTTTATCTTCTTGAATCCTTGTTTCCTTTGCTCCCTTTCTTTCCTCACATCTTAACTCCACTTCCTTATATGCGGAGGAAGGATGTAAAAGTCTTGATAAAGTTAGAAACTTAAGAAAATTCAAAGTAAGTCACAGAGGCTTTGGATGCCAAGAGGAAATTAAATAatgaatttatttaattttgttatgttttactTTCAGTAGGCCTACACTAAATGTCAGTGTTTGTCCAGTAGAGGGCAGAATACAGCTGTAGGTTGTGTAAGTGTCAATGATACCTTTCAAAACTCTTAACACAGTTAGCACTACATCCGCATGTGTAAGCTAtactattacagtttttttttcagttgctaACAAGCATTGTTCATTGTTCAAAACTCTCCACACAGTCAGCGAAAACAGAAGTCAGTGCAGACCAAACTGTGAACCATTTTTCATTGCTTTCACGCAAAATGCATTCAGCTACCACACTTTTAAAATTCAGGAACTCTTTTCCCATTCATACTCAAACCatgtattttcacatttttctaATGCTAACTGCATTcaaaatggttaaaaacacattcaaaacagaatGATGGCAATCCAAGCATTTTTGcagtaattattttaaaatattgtaaatTTTTTGGTGGTGGAATAGGGGGAAGAGGCTGAGGAGCACAAAGACACCATGCTGTCCTGGATGAAAATCGGGCCACAATTATAGACCATGTCATCCTGGCCTCACAATGGAGAAGACAGGTCGCTGAGTGCAGACTGATGTGCCTTGCTCTACAGTCTCCTTCATCATCCAAACCTTTTGCAGGGAAAACAGGTACAGTATGTATATGTTGAATAGGACAGGACACTGTGCATAgagcaaaaaatacatttatttacccATTTACCTATTcatttagtgtgtgtgtgtaggccTACAGTAATATCATACCTTAGTGGGATGTTATGGGAACTGCAGCTCAGTGTATGATGCAATTATCATTATTATAACATAGAATAAGAAAAAGGGTCAAAGAGCTGCAATTAGTGCCTCCCATGTAAATCTATCTAATACTGTGGGTTTTACTCTAACATTTCAGTAA
The Paramisgurnus dabryanus chromosome 1, PD_genome_1.1, whole genome shotgun sequence genome window above contains:
- the abi3b gene encoding uncharacterized protein abi3b isoform X1, translating into MRDNSCRESIDRILHDAPTARKNLLDNHSNLHRVADYCQNKYFNVENSRSVTEESKALTTQALASVTYQINNLATSLLKLLDAQTVQLKQMESSVNMLSLTVDIYKENTARREIGVLTKQSKIPRTQKIVPPAGGLEPFRVYRRAPISYAPLDKVGHGHWESNKSEDPTETDNIENFQQISTQETSTFSWSFLGIAVPPPTVPDGMLLNITAPPDLSPSSPSPSVISDSSPSLPPYAYPDLSMLPPPPPPDEEMGDTPPPPPPTLFSPPPPPSQGNVAITPPPPNQGNMAIPPPPPPPPTQGNMAIPPPPPPPPTQGNMAIPPPPPPPPTQGNMAIPPPPPPPPTQGNMAIPPPPPPPPTQGNMAIPPPPPPPFSSSTYSGLSGPTPSPAPFQNFPVVPPPPPPPNTSGKFIPPPPPPLPNFKC
- the abi3b gene encoding uncharacterized protein abi3b isoform X2, whose translation is MTLRLRGKIFWTTTAICTGWRITVRTNTSMLCVFFHMKVENSRSVTEESKALTTQALASVTYQINNLATSLLKLLDAQTVQLKQMESSVNMLSLTVDIYKENTARREIGVLTKQSKIPRTQKIVPPAGGLEPFRVYRRAPISYAPLDKVGHGHWESNKSEDPTETDNIENFQQISTQETSTFSWSFLGIAVPPPTVPDGMLLNITAPPDLSPSSPSPSVISDSSPSLPPYAYPDLSMLPPPPPPDEEMGDTPPPPPPTLFSPPPPPSQGNVAITPPPPNQGNMAIPPPPPPPPTQGNMAIPPPPPPPPTQGNMAIPPPPPPPPTQGNMAIPPPPPPPPTQGNMAIPPPPPPPPTQGNMAIPPPPPPPFSSSTYSGLSGPTPSPAPFQNFPVVPPPPPPPNTSGKFIPPPPPPLPNFKC